The following is a genomic window from Streptomyces lincolnensis.
TGCGGCGAGCTCGGGCTCCTCGTCGCCGTCGGTGAACCGGCCGTAGGCGTGGGCGACGAGGACGTGGTCCCAGGGACCGAGGCCCCTCTCGTACGGGGCGGAGAGGTCGAGGCCGCCGTCCTCGGTGACGCCGATACGGGCGTGGGGATAGTCCATGACGGACGGCCGCGGATGCCGGGTACTGGCGAAGTTGTGCATGAAGCCGAGCGCGTGCCCGATCTCGTGCGCGGCGAGCTGCCGCAGCCTGGCGAGCACCAACTCCTCGACGGCGGCGAGCCGTTCGGCCTCGTCCGGGCGGCCGTAGGGCGCCAGGAGGGCCTCGCCGAGGGCGCGGACCTGTTCGACGCGCTGGGAGCCGAGCCGTACCCGGGCATGCAGGATCTCGCCGGTGCGCGGGTCGGTCAGACCCTGCCCGAGAGACCAGCCGCGGCCCGCCCGGTGCACCCAGACCACGCCGTTGACCTCGGGGTCGTAGGGGTCGAAGTCCGCGCCGCCGGTCTCGACGCGGTAGGCGTCGGGGAGGCCGATCCGGGTGAAGGCCTCGCGCCACCAGTTGCCGCCCTCGACGACCGCCGAGCGGAAGGGCTCGGGGACGGCGGGGTCGACCTGGAACACGATCGGCGCCGCTCCCGGACCGACGCGGAAGCGGGGCTGGAGCTTGACCTGGGTGTCCCGGACGCCGACGTGCGCATGGTCGGCGTAGCCGATGCCGTAGCCGCCTGCAGCGGGGTGGAAGCGACGCACGGGCATGGGGGAGGCGGGCAGCCGGATCAGGTTCAGCTGCTGGACCACGGTGAGCGCGCGCGGATCGGCGGCGACCGCCCGGACCGCCGCCCCGCGTCCGGGACCCCGGAAGGTGACGAGCGCCGAGAGGCGCACGCTCTCGGGGCCGGTGCGGCTGTCGGCGACGAGGGGCAGGCTGGTGCGTTCGTCCAGGGTGTAGTCGCCCTGACCGTGTTCGTGGAGGTGCTCGGCGACCTGGTCGTGGTCGGCCACGACCAGCCCGGTGGCGTCGACGACCACGGCGCCGTGCTCCTCCAGCAGCACCGGCCCGCTCCACACCACGGACAGGGCGAAGGACTCCCGCCCCGCCCGGACCGCGGCCGCGTCTCCGGAAGTCAGGAAGTGCTTGTTGCGGACGACGAGCAGGACCCGGTCCCCGGCCCGGCGGAACTCCGCGAGCCGGGCCTTGCCCGCCCTGCCCCGGTCCAGCCACAGCTCGCTCGAACCGAGACCCTGGGAGAGGGAGACGGTCAGGAGGAACGGCTCGTCGAAGTGGCGGATGCCCAACAGCAGCCGGTCACCGGGGCGTTCGGTGTCGGTGGGCAAGTCGAGGAAGTCGGGCATGCGGGGCCTTTCGGGAGACGCGGTGCTGGAGCGATGGTGTCAGGCCGCAAGGCCCGCCCGGGGGGACTCCCCCCTCCCGGCCGGTTCTAGATCGTTGTTACGGTTCACCGGTGTCCGACTCCTCACGCGATACCGCCGAAGGCGCCGGCTGGGGCACCGCCGAACGCGGTGAGTACCAGCGGCTGATGCCACCCAAGGTCGAGAAGCTGTCCTGGCTGAACCCGAAGACCCTGTGGGCCGCCCGCAACGGCGTGGTGGCGTCCTGGTTCGGCGACCCCACGGGCCGGACGCGCGGCCGGTGGGTGGCGCGGCGGGCGGCGGCCGGGATTCCCGCCGACAAGGTGATCCGGCGCGACGACCCGGACACCTTCTCCTTCATGGTCATCGGCGACACGGGCGAGGGCGACGATCCCCAGTACGCCGTCGTACCGGGCTTTCTGAAGGTCGGTCAGGACTCCCGGTTCGCGGTCGTCGCCAGTGACGTGATCTATCCGGTGGGCAGTGCGGACGACTACGGCACGAAGTTCTTCCGCCCGTACCAGGACTTCCGGGCGCCGATCTACGCGATACCGGGCAACCACGACTGGTACGAGGACCTGGGCGCCTTCATGCGCGTCTTCTGCGGTGACGCCCCGCCCCTGGAGCCCGAGCCCGCGCCCCGCCCGCTCTCCCGAGCGTGGCTGCGCCATCTGCTGTGGCACCGGCCGCGCGCCGGCGACGGCCAACGCCTCGACGAGGCCCGGCGGTTGCGGTCGGCACCGGAGCAACAGGCCGTCCAGCCGGGCCCGTACTGGGCCGTCGACGCCGGACCGGTGCGGATCATAGGCATCGACACGGGCCTGCTCGGCACCGTCGACGCCGAACAGGGCGCCTGGCTCCGCGAGGTCTCCCAGGGGCCGCGCCCGAAGATCCTCGTCACGGGCTCGCCGCTGTACGTGGACGGCGAGCACCACCCCTGCGCGATAGAGGGCGGCGGCACGGTCGACGAGATCGTCCGCGATCCGGACCACCACTACGTGGCGGCGATAGGCGGCGACATCCACAACTACCAGCGCTATCCGGTCCCGGTGGACGGCCGCACCATCCAGTACGTGGTCTCGGGCGGCGGCGGCGCGTTCATGCACGCCACCCACACCATCCCGCGCGTCTCGGTCGCGAACGTCACCGAGGAGGACTTCCGCTGCTATCCGCTGCGCGGCGACTCGCTGGCCTTCTACAGCACGCTCTACGGCCGCCGCCTGCGCCTGCGCCGCTTCTTCACCCTCACCGAGGCCGAGGCGACGGCCGTGATCGCCGAGCGGCTGGGCGTCCGGCCGACCCGCTCTCCCAGCGGACCCACGCGGGTCACCCTGCGCACGCGCCTCGTGGCGAGCCTGCTCGGCGCCGGTGGCCGCCCCGACCGCACCTCCCGCTTCCGGCTCCCGGTGCGCAAGATCTACACCCAGCTGTTCTCTCCGGGCTCCGCGACCTACAGCCCGCCGTTCTTCAAGTGCTTCCTGCGCCTGGACGTCACCCCGGAGTCGGTCCGGCTGCGCTGCTACGCCGCCACCGGCAACCGCGCCCAGGAGATCGACCCGCCGGTCGAGGACGAGGTGACCATCCCACTCACCTGATCGGATCCTCACCAGGTCGGGGAACACTTCCCTCGGCGACCGGGTTGGCACTGCCGTACTACTTGATTCATCAAGCAACCACGGAGGAGCCCGTGCCCTCGACCCCCCGCCCCCTGCGCAAGCTGGGCTTCCTGACCATCGGCCTGTTCGACGAGGCGGACCCACGCCGGGGACACGAGTCCACTCTGGAGATCATCGAGCTGGGCGAGCGGCTGGGCTTCGACAGCGCGTGGCTGCGCCATCGCCATCTCCAGTACGGCATCTCCTCCCCCGTCGCGGTGATGGCCGCGGCCTCGCAGCGCACCAGCCGTATCGAGCTCGGCACCGCGGTCATTCCGCTCGGCTGGGAGAACCCGCTGCGGCTGGCCGAGGACCTCGCGACGGTCGACCTGCTGTCCGGCGGACGCGTCAACCCGGGAGTGAGCGTGGGCCCGCCGATGCACTACGACCAGGTCAAGGACGCCCTGTACCCGGACACCGCCGACGTGGAGGACTTCTCCTACGAGCGGGTGCGGCGACTGCTGGACCTCGTGCGGGGCAAGCCGGCGACGGACTTCAGCGGCGTGGAAGGGTTCGAGGTGTTCAGTGACCGGGTGCAGCCGCACTCCCCCGGCCTGGGCCGGCGCCTCTGGTACGGCGGTGGCAGCCTCGGTTCGGCGCGCTGGGCCGGTGAGCACGGCATGAACTTCCTGACCAGCAGTGTCGTCAAGGCGGAGGCCGCGCAGGGGCCGTACGACTTCGCGGAGATCCAGCTGTCGCACATCCGCGCCTTCCGCGCCGCGCATCCCGACGGCGAGGACGCCCGTGTCTCCCAGGGCCTGGTCGTCATCCCCACGGACTCCGCCTCGCCCGCACAGCGCGCCAAGTACGAGGAGTACGCGGCGAAGCGCACGCCTCGCACCACGTCACCGCAGGGGCCGGCGCGTCTGATGTTCGCGCCCGACATCGTCGGCACCTCGCAGGAGATCGCCGAACGGCTGCACGCGCACGCCGCGTTCCGCGAGATCGACGAGGTGGCGTTCGCGCTGCCGTTCACCTTCGGGCACGAGGACTATGTGCAGATCCTGACCGACACGGCGACGAAGCTGGGTCCGGCACTCGGCTGGCGCCCGGCCGCCTGAGGTCACCAACGGCCCACCTCGGTCCCGACGATCGGCTCCGACGGCTTGCCGTCCACGCCGACCGGTACCTCCCCGGTGAGCATCACCCGGTGCATGGTCCGGGGGAAGCCGAGGTGGGCGTTGTCCCCGGGGGCCAGGTGGATGGTGGCCCGGTTGTCCCAGAAGGCGACGCTGCCCGGCTCCCAGCGGAAGCGGACCGTGTACTCGGGCCGGGTGGCCTGCGCCAGCAGCATCTCCAGGACGGCGGCGCTCTCGGCCCGGGAGAGGTCGGCGATCTGCTCCAGGTAGTAGCCGTTGACGGACAGGATCCGCTCCCCCGACTCCGGGTGGACCCGCACCAGCGGGTGCAGGGAGGCGATCTGGTGGTCCAGCAGATGCCGGACGTACGCGTCGTCGCCGGGCCGCGGCTGGTACCCCACGCCGAGCCGGTGCTCGGCGCGCAGCCCGTCCACGAACTCCCGCACGGGGGCGGAGAGTCCGGCGTAGGCGGCGGCCAGGTTGGACCAGGTGGTGTCGCCGCCGTAGGGCGGAACGGTCTCGGCGCGCAGGATCGTCGCGGCCGGCGGGTCGACGCGGGCGCCGTGGTCGCAGTGCCAGCCGCGCAGCAGGGTGTGCCGACGGCGCTGGAGCCACTCCTCGTGCTCCATGCCGAATCTGCCGCCCAGCTCCAGGCGGTCGGCGGTCGTCTCGACCTCCGGGAAGTCCGGGGGCGAGGCGCTGCCGCGCCTGCGCAGGACGACCGGCTCGCCGAACCGGCGCGCGAACGCCACATGCCCGGCGTGGTCGAGCCGCTGCCCGCGGAAGAACACCACCTTCCAGCGCAGCACGGCCGCCCTGATCGCGGCGACCTGGCCGTCGTCGAGACCGACGGCCAGGTCCACCCCGCCGATCTCGGCGCCGATGTGCCCGGCGACCGGGTTCACCTCGATGCCCGCGGCCCCCTCCCGCACGTCCCTGTCCGTCGTCATGCGCGCTCCGTCGATCGACCTCGGCTACGTATCAGAGGGTGCCAGCCGAGCCCCTGATTGGCGACCGCGCCCCACAGCGAGGTGTTCCCCGGGAAGGCAGCCCCGTTCCTGGGCGTTGCACCCGCCGACACGATCGATGTCCGAGGGAATGCGGTGACGCGATGAAGGCAGTGCGGTTCCACGAGTACGGCGGGATCGATGTCCTGCGAGTGGAGGAGGTCGAACGCCCGGCGCCCGGCCCGGGGCAGGTGCTGGTCGAGGTCCGTGCGGCCGGGATCCAGCCCGGCGAGGTGATGATCCGCAGCGGTGCGCGGCACGACCGCTGGCCGGCGACGTTCCCCTCCGGGCAGGGCAGCGACCTGGCCGGCGTCGTGGTGGAGGTCGGGCCGCAGGTGCGCGGCTTCGCCGTGGGCGACGAGGTCCTGGGCTTCACCCACGGCAGAGCGAGCCACGCGGAGTTCGTCGTGGTCGACGACGTGCATCTCTTCTCCCGTCCCGAGGGGCTCTCCTGGGACGTGGCCGGGTCGTTGTACGTGGCCGGGACGACCGCCTACGCCACCGTGTTCGCGGTGGACCCCGGACCGGCCGACACGGTCGTGGTGTCCGGTGCGGCGGGCGGCGTCGGATCGCTGGCCGTGCAGCTCGCGCGGAGGCGCGGCGCGACGGTGATCGGGTTGGCGGGCGAGCGCAACCACGCCTGGCTCAAGGAGCGCGGTGTCGTCCCGGTCGCGTACGGGGAGGGCGTGGCCGAACGGATCCGGCGGGCTTCGGCCGGACGCGTCGACGCGTTCATCGACACGTTCGGCGACGGCTACGTGGAGCTGGCGGTGGAGTTGGGGGTGAGTCCCGAGCGGATCGACACGATCCGGGACTGGCGGGCGGCGGCCAGGGTCGGTGCCCGGACCTACGGAGAGGGCTCGGCGGCGTGCGCGGTCGTGCTCGGCGAGGTGGCCCGGCTCGTCGCGCGCGGCGAGGTGGAGGTGCCGATCGCCCGCACCTACCCGCTGGAGCAGGTGCGGGACGCGTTCCGCGAGCTGGAACGGGGGCACACCCACGGCAAGATCGTGCTGCGTCCGTAGCCCTCGCGGCTGTACCGGGACTCGGTGGTTGTCGCCGTCGGCACCGCATAGGCTGCGCGGCAACCCGGACGAAACAGCCGGACTGTCACCAGGGAGGCGCTGGAGTTGTCGCACACATCCGATCGCCGGTCTTCCTGTCGCCGGGGCACAGTGTGACGCGCGACGATCTCATCGCCATGCTCCGCGAACAGACCCCGGCATGCGGGCCCGCACGCGACGCGTTGATCGCCGGGGCCGACTTCGTCGTCTGGGACGGCCTGGTCCCGGCCAACCGGCACGCGGGCGTCTTCCGGCTTCGAATGCGCCACTCCTTGAAGCGTGGCCACACGATCGACGGCCTGGCCGACAGCGTCGACATCCTTGCAGGGGCCGGGGAAGAGCCGCTTCGTACCGGATCCATCGACGCGGTGGACAGGTCATCCTGGTTCATCATCTTCCTGAACTCCACGGCGACAGCAGTGGTGGCCTGCTGCGGCGGGCGCCGGCCCACCACCATGGAGTCGGCCGACGCCCCCGTCCTCAGAGGGTGAACTCCCGGATCACCACGTTCTCGAACACCGCCGTCCCCTCGATGGAGAACAGCGCGAGCCCGGTGTCGATCAGATAGGGGAACACTTCCGACGAGTGCACGTACCGTCCGTCGTCCACGAACATCTCCACCGACGTCCGGTCCACCAGGATCCGCAGCCTCACCCTGCCCGGCGAGCGATCGAAGGGGCTGCGGCTCTCCTGCCACCGGCCGGTGGAGTCCGGGTTGACGGTGCCCCGGCGGTTGAGGAAGGCGTAGTCGCCGTAGACGCCCGCGTCGACGTGCCGTCCCCCGTCCGGGGAGCGGCGCACCTGCACACCCGCGCCCAGGAGTTGGTCCCAGCGGATCTCGCAGGTCACCTCGTAGGCGATCCCCGTGTAGTCGAGGACCCGGGTGCCGGTGACCGACAGGTCGCCGAGGCGCACGGTGCGGGAGACGTACGAGTCGAGTGCGCCGACCGGCTGCGAGGCCAGGTAGTACGCGCCGGACGAGGCACGTTTCAGGGTCACTTCACGGACGACGGAGTCGGTGCCGTTGAAGCCGTCGCAGTCGATCGTGGGCGTGATGCCCGCGTAGTCCCAGTTGTTCAGCCAGCCGATCGCGTAGCGTGCGCCCTCGTCGAGCCTGCCGTCGGGGCCCCGCTTCTCGAAGGTCACGGCGCCGTACCAGTCCCAGCCGTGGTCGAGCCACTGCGGCTCGGCGGCGTCGGCCGTGAAGGCGGTGCCGTCGAAGCTACCCGTCCAGTACGCATAGGTGTTCGGCAGCCCCGAGCCCTTGCCGTTCGCGCTCACGCCGAGCAGCCATTTCACCGTGCCGTCCGAGGCGGTGAGGCGGAACAGGTCGGGGCACTCCAGGACACCGATGCCGTCCTTGACGAAGCCGCTGACGTACGTCCAGGACTTCAGGTCCGCCGAGTGGTAGAAGCCGACCTTGTTGTTCTCGGCGAGTGTCATCACCCACCGGCCGCGCTCCTCGTCCCGGATCACCTTGGGGTCCCGGAAGTCGCGCACGCCCGGGTTGGGCAGCACCGGTTCGGTGCCGTGGTGGGTGAAGGCACGGCCGCCGTCGGTGGAGTAGTACAGGTACTGGGCCTGGTCGGCGTCGCCGTCGTGCGGTGACATCGTGGCGAGGACGACGACCGCGCCCGCCCCGAAGCCGGCCGTGTCGTCGGTGTCGACCACGGCGCAGCCGGACCAGACGTCTCCGTTGGGGGTGGTGTTCTTCGGTACGGCGACTCCCCGGTCGGTGAAGGTGACCAGGTCGGAGCTGGTGGCCAGGCGCCAGGCGGTGCCGACGACGCCGGTCGTGTAGTCGGCGTTGTAGAGGTAGTAGTAGTGGTACTCGCCGTCGATCCACACCGGTCGCTGCGGGTCGTTCTTCCACTGGTCGGGGACCGTGAAGTGGTATTCGGCGCGGTAGCTCGCGCACGACCCGGCGGACCCGGGCTCGGCCGCGGCCCGTCCCGCGGGCAGCAGCACGGCCGCTGCCCCCGCGGCCGATCCCGCGAACAGCGTTCTCCTGGAGATCACGCCCATCACACCTCGTTCCTGTCGTCGTTGACGGCGGCTCACGAGATCAGGACTGTGCGACCTAACTCGTTAAAGGTCAAGGGTTCGCGGGCCTTGACAGGGCTATGACGGGCTTCCCATCATCTGGGGCATCAGATGCCGACTAACACGAGTTAGGCCCTGTTGGATGACCGACTCGCACTTCTCCCGCCGCACCTTGCTGCGGTACGGCGCCTACGGCGCGGGAGCCGCCGCCCTGGCCGGCACCGCAGCCAGTTGGGACCGGCTCACCGGAGCCGACATCCCCGGCCGCGACGACGGCTCCCTCGTCGTCGCCACCCTCGGCCCCGCCTACGGCCCGGAGGCGGTCCGCGCACTCTCCGAGGGCTTCAAAAAGGTCCACCCCGACATCAAGCTGCGCATCAACGCGGTCCAGGCCGTCGACTGGTCGGACTTCTTCGCCAAGATCCTCACCCAGATCGCGGCGGGCACCGCCCCCGACCTCGTCTACGTCGCCACCGAGGGCGTCCAGCTCTTCGCACAGCGCCTCGGCGTCGCCCTCGACCACTGGGTCAGGCGGGACGCGGAGGAACTGCGCGAGTACTTCGCCGACGTCCACCCCTCGCTGGTGGAGTCGATGATGTACGAGGGGAGCCTCTACCAGCTGCCGGTCGAGTTCAACGCGGCCGACATCTACCTCAACAACCAGGTGCTGCGGCGGGCCGGCGCGGACTTCCCGGCGTCCGACTGGACCCGGGACGACTTCACCGGACTCCTGCGGGACATGAAGAAGGCGAGCGGCTCGCAGTTCACGCCGTACTTCTGGACCAACAGGCTGTGGGGCGGCGTGGTCCCCTGGCTGTTCGCCAACGACACCAATCTGCTGGCCGAGTCCAAGGCACCCGGCGGCGACTGGCTGTGGGACTCCTTCTACCCGGCCGACCGGCGCGGCGGACGCGGGGGCGGATTCCGGTGGACCACCCCGCAGGCCACCCACGACCGCGTGGAGGAGGTCTACGACTATCTCGCCTCCCTCATCCGCGAGGACCTGTGCACCCGCCCCGAGGGCGGCAACGGCCAGAACCTCATCGGCGTGTTCTCCACCGGCCGGGTCGGCGTCACCCCCGCCGGCGGCTTCTGGGCGGGCGGCCTGAGCCTGGCGGGCATGCGTCCCGACGGCTTCGACACCCAGTACTTCCCGCGCTGGCGCACCCAGCGCATGCAGTTCGGCGCGGCCGGCTACGCGCTGCTGCGCACGTCGAAGCGGCAGGAGGAGGCCTGGGAGTTCATCAAGTACGCCGCCCGCAAGGACACTCTTACGCAGCTGTTCGAGACCAACCAGACGACCCCGGCCCGCCGTTCGATGCTCACCGCCGACCGCTACCGCGAGACCGGCCCGCGGCACTGGCAGGTCTTCTACGACACCCTCGACAAGTTCCCCGACACCGGACCGATCCCCGCGCCGCCGCAGGTCGCCGAGGTCGAACAGGTACTGCTCAAGCACACCGGCACCGCCCTGTCCTCCCCGCGCGCGGTGCGCCCCGCCCTGCGCCGGATGCAGCGCGACCTGGAGAAGGCCATGGAGCGTGAGATATGACGGACACCCAGATCCAGGCCCCGCCGAGCACACCGGCTCCCGTCGCGGTCGCCACGCGGCCCTCCGCCCGCGAACGCGGCACCCGTGTGCTGGCAGCCCTGTTCCTGGCCCCCACGATCGTCGGCATCGTCGTCTTCACGGTCGTACCGATCGCCGGCTCGGTGGTGCTGAGCCTGTTCCACTGGAACGTCATCGACTCCCCCAGCTTCGCGGGGACGGCCAACTACCGTGAGATGTTCACCGATTCCACGGTGCTGGTCTCCTTCCGCAACACCCTGGTCTTCATGGTGTTCGCGGTGGCGCTCCAGCTGCTGATCGCGCTCACCCTCGCGCTGGCCGTCAACGGCCGGATGCCGGCCTGGCTGCGTTCGGTGTTCCGTTCGGCGTTCTTCTTCCCGCTGGTGCTGTCGGCCGCGTCGATCTCGGTGGTGATGAAGTACCTGTTCAACCAGGACTTCGGAGTCGTCAACTGGCTGCTCGGGCTGATCGGGATCGCACCCGTGCCGTGGCTGACCTCGGAGAACTCGGCGATGGCGGCCGTCGTCCTGGTCTACGTCTGGCAGCAGTTCGGCTTCTCGTTCCTGCTGTTCGTCGGCGGTCTGAACAACATCCCCAAGGAGATCCACGAGGCCGCCGCCCTCGACGGCGCGACCGGTCTGCGCAAGCACCTCGGCGTCACGCTCCCGCTGCTGTCACCCACCCTGCTGGTGGCGTCGGTGGTCGGCATCATCAACGC
Proteins encoded in this region:
- a CDS encoding zinc-dependent metalloprotease encodes the protein MPDFLDLPTDTERPGDRLLLGIRHFDEPFLLTVSLSQGLGSSELWLDRGRAGKARLAEFRRAGDRVLLVVRNKHFLTSGDAAAVRAGRESFALSVVWSGPVLLEEHGAVVVDATGLVVADHDQVAEHLHEHGQGDYTLDERTSLPLVADSRTGPESVRLSALVTFRGPGRGAAVRAVAADPRALTVVQQLNLIRLPASPMPVRRFHPAAGGYGIGYADHAHVGVRDTQVKLQPRFRVGPGAAPIVFQVDPAVPEPFRSAVVEGGNWWREAFTRIGLPDAYRVETGGADFDPYDPEVNGVVWVHRAGRGWSLGQGLTDPRTGEILHARVRLGSQRVEQVRALGEALLAPYGRPDEAERLAAVEELVLARLRQLAAHEIGHALGFMHNFASTRHPRPSVMDYPHARIGVTEDGGLDLSAPYERGLGPWDHVLVAHAYGRFTDGDEEPELAALRREAAEAGLIHVADADASGPGAAHADAVPWVTGGDAPTALATMLRVRDIALHGFSRGVLPPDRQTGELEERATLLHLLHRHEVAAAARLVGGVRYGYGLAGESGAAEEPGIGSGVGTVESGERGAGPDARPGGETIEPGTRPVRADAQHEALTQLADLLRAERLALPDAVLSTLTPPAIRYTRTEQYLDTDAGQVFDPFEAVRAAVTLVTEQLLEPARLTRVAWQHAVDPDRPGVTDVVDALLAATWGRVDKVPPDLPGGAAVQHTADWTLLNHLLTVLDDDALRASVRDPLRAALHHLAAELRVADDERRRAAADLIGRHLTDPGSVRLDPLPRIPPGAPN
- a CDS encoding metallophosphoesterase family protein produces the protein MSDSSRDTAEGAGWGTAERGEYQRLMPPKVEKLSWLNPKTLWAARNGVVASWFGDPTGRTRGRWVARRAAAGIPADKVIRRDDPDTFSFMVIGDTGEGDDPQYAVVPGFLKVGQDSRFAVVASDVIYPVGSADDYGTKFFRPYQDFRAPIYAIPGNHDWYEDLGAFMRVFCGDAPPLEPEPAPRPLSRAWLRHLLWHRPRAGDGQRLDEARRLRSAPEQQAVQPGPYWAVDAGPVRIIGIDTGLLGTVDAEQGAWLREVSQGPRPKILVTGSPLYVDGEHHPCAIEGGGTVDEIVRDPDHHYVAAIGGDIHNYQRYPVPVDGRTIQYVVSGGGGAFMHATHTIPRVSVANVTEEDFRCYPLRGDSLAFYSTLYGRRLRLRRFFTLTEAEATAVIAERLGVRPTRSPSGPTRVTLRTRLVASLLGAGGRPDRTSRFRLPVRKIYTQLFSPGSATYSPPFFKCFLRLDVTPESVRLRCYAATGNRAQEIDPPVEDEVTIPLT
- a CDS encoding LLM class flavin-dependent oxidoreductase produces the protein MPSTPRPLRKLGFLTIGLFDEADPRRGHESTLEIIELGERLGFDSAWLRHRHLQYGISSPVAVMAAASQRTSRIELGTAVIPLGWENPLRLAEDLATVDLLSGGRVNPGVSVGPPMHYDQVKDALYPDTADVEDFSYERVRRLLDLVRGKPATDFSGVEGFEVFSDRVQPHSPGLGRRLWYGGGSLGSARWAGEHGMNFLTSSVVKAEAAQGPYDFAEIQLSHIRAFRAAHPDGEDARVSQGLVVIPTDSASPAQRAKYEEYAAKRTPRTTSPQGPARLMFAPDIVGTSQEIAERLHAHAAFREIDEVAFALPFTFGHEDYVQILTDTATKLGPALGWRPAA
- a CDS encoding TauD/TfdA dioxygenase family protein, encoding MTTDRDVREGAAGIEVNPVAGHIGAEIGGVDLAVGLDDGQVAAIRAAVLRWKVVFFRGQRLDHAGHVAFARRFGEPVVLRRRGSASPPDFPEVETTADRLELGGRFGMEHEEWLQRRRHTLLRGWHCDHGARVDPPAATILRAETVPPYGGDTTWSNLAAAYAGLSAPVREFVDGLRAEHRLGVGYQPRPGDDAYVRHLLDHQIASLHPLVRVHPESGERILSVNGYYLEQIADLSRAESAAVLEMLLAQATRPEYTVRFRWEPGSVAFWDNRATIHLAPGDNAHLGFPRTMHRVMLTGEVPVGVDGKPSEPIVGTEVGRW
- a CDS encoding NADP-dependent oxidoreductase, which codes for MKAVRFHEYGGIDVLRVEEVERPAPGPGQVLVEVRAAGIQPGEVMIRSGARHDRWPATFPSGQGSDLAGVVVEVGPQVRGFAVGDEVLGFTHGRASHAEFVVVDDVHLFSRPEGLSWDVAGSLYVAGTTAYATVFAVDPGPADTVVVSGAAGGVGSLAVQLARRRGATVIGLAGERNHAWLKERGVVPVAYGEGVAERIRRASAGRVDAFIDTFGDGYVELAVELGVSPERIDTIRDWRAAARVGARTYGEGSAACAVVLGEVARLVARGEVEVPIARTYPLEQVRDAFRELERGHTHGKIVLRP
- a CDS encoding glycoside hydrolase family 32 protein, with the translated sequence MGVISRRTLFAGSAAGAAAVLLPAGRAAAEPGSAGSCASYRAEYHFTVPDQWKNDPQRPVWIDGEYHYYYLYNADYTTGVVGTAWRLATSSDLVTFTDRGVAVPKNTTPNGDVWSGCAVVDTDDTAGFGAGAVVVLATMSPHDGDADQAQYLYYSTDGGRAFTHHGTEPVLPNPGVRDFRDPKVIRDEERGRWVMTLAENNKVGFYHSADLKSWTYVSGFVKDGIGVLECPDLFRLTASDGTVKWLLGVSANGKGSGLPNTYAYWTGSFDGTAFTADAAEPQWLDHGWDWYGAVTFEKRGPDGRLDEGARYAIGWLNNWDYAGITPTIDCDGFNGTDSVVREVTLKRASSGAYYLASQPVGALDSYVSRTVRLGDLSVTGTRVLDYTGIAYEVTCEIRWDQLLGAGVQVRRSPDGGRHVDAGVYGDYAFLNRRGTVNPDSTGRWQESRSPFDRSPGRVRLRILVDRTSVEMFVDDGRYVHSSEVFPYLIDTGLALFSIEGTAVFENVVIREFTL
- a CDS encoding extracellular solute-binding protein encodes the protein MTDSHFSRRTLLRYGAYGAGAAALAGTAASWDRLTGADIPGRDDGSLVVATLGPAYGPEAVRALSEGFKKVHPDIKLRINAVQAVDWSDFFAKILTQIAAGTAPDLVYVATEGVQLFAQRLGVALDHWVRRDAEELREYFADVHPSLVESMMYEGSLYQLPVEFNAADIYLNNQVLRRAGADFPASDWTRDDFTGLLRDMKKASGSQFTPYFWTNRLWGGVVPWLFANDTNLLAESKAPGGDWLWDSFYPADRRGGRGGGFRWTTPQATHDRVEEVYDYLASLIREDLCTRPEGGNGQNLIGVFSTGRVGVTPAGGFWAGGLSLAGMRPDGFDTQYFPRWRTQRMQFGAAGYALLRTSKRQEEAWEFIKYAARKDTLTQLFETNQTTPARRSMLTADRYRETGPRHWQVFYDTLDKFPDTGPIPAPPQVAEVEQVLLKHTGTALSSPRAVRPALRRMQRDLEKAMEREI
- a CDS encoding carbohydrate ABC transporter permease, which gives rise to MTDTQIQAPPSTPAPVAVATRPSARERGTRVLAALFLAPTIVGIVVFTVVPIAGSVVLSLFHWNVIDSPSFAGTANYREMFTDSTVLVSFRNTLVFMVFAVALQLLIALTLALAVNGRMPAWLRSVFRSAFFFPLVLSAASISVVMKYLFNQDFGVVNWLLGLIGIAPVPWLTSENSAMAAVVLVYVWQQFGFSFLLFVGGLNNIPKEIHEAAALDGATGLRKHLGVTLPLLSPTLLVASVVGIINALQVFEQPYVLTNGGPGDATRTVVMVIYESAFEQLRFGEASAVGVLLFVLIMAVTALQFRLSRRFVHYQ